A window of Heliangelus exortis chromosome 15, bHelExo1.hap1, whole genome shotgun sequence genomic DNA:
AGGGGCCGGTGGTTACCTCCAGTGCTGCAGAAGGCTTCTTTTTGAGTTCTTCACATTTTCGGAATTTGCAAATCTGGTGGCCAGTTTTGCGATTCCTACAACTGCTGCACTGCTCGCAGTTTATCCGTCTTCGGCAGGGCGGGCACATGCCGCATCTTTTCCGTTTCTTTTTCCCCGAATTGATGGCAGATGCCAACTCATTCTGCATGGGGTACTCTGCCAAGCCGGCCATATGGAGCGCGCTCTCTGCCAGGAAGACGCCGGCGGGGGTCATGATGAAAAGGCCCGGGTTGATGGGAAAAGCCCCCAGGTAAGGGAAATCTGAGGGGCCGTTCATTGTCTCTGCGGCTGAGACCGCCTCCATGTCAGAGATCCCAGTCCCGTGCTCGCCGGCCAGGGGAAGGTGCTCCTGGACCACCCTTTTGAGCATTTCTGTCGACTGAGCAAACTGTTGGAGGGCGAGCTGTCCTTCTGCGGAGATCTCCGACACCCGGTCTAATTTGCTCAGCATACTAGAGATGTTTTTGTGCTTTGAGGTAGAATGACTTTTATCCACAGTCGCTTCGTTGCCATTAGCTAAGGGGTTGCCTTTCTCTGAATGTTCGCTTACCGAGCTGCTGCTACCAAAGGTGGAATAGTGGGAGAGTGGACGGGACTTCTTAAGACTTTTGTTCAAAGGTTCGCTTATTATTCCACTTTTGTTCCTCCTCTCGGAGCTGACGGGGGGTTGAGAGTCatcttggttggttttttccgtctctgCCTTGTTCCCAGTGTCTTGATGGGAGCCCGAATTGGACATGGTGCTGCCCGCAACCCAGCGAACGAAACCCAACCCGAAagttataaatttaaaaaaaaaaaattaaaaaaaaaaataaaaaaaaaaaatccccccccccaaaaaaaaaaaaaaaaacaaacccaccccCAGCAACACCAAAGTGAAAGAACTCCAAAGCCCTTCTGGTAGCACCAGGTCTGCCAGCCACGGGGGGGAAATCAGATGGGAACGCTCATCAAGCGGGtgcctcctccagcaccagggGCTTTCAGTCCAAGCTCAGTGCAAACCCTCTCTGCGGCTCTGCTGCACACCACGCggctctggaagcagaaaaaaaaaaccagttagAGGTGGTGAGAGAGCCAAGGGGCTTTTCAAAGCTGCTCTTCCTCCCCCTGCCATCAAAGTCTCCATGCCGCCAACAAAGGAACCCCGGGGAAGGGACCTCGGTGGAGATCTGTCCCGCTGCTCTCTCAAAGGGTCACCACACAGACAGAAACAGGGGGTGACAGGGGCTGTCCTGGCCTGGTGGCAATGGCACTCTGAGGTTTAAAGGTTCTCTGTGCCCAACTCACCTCCCCCCGGGGCTCATCTCCTGCTCCTGTGCCGTATGGGACCCCGGGTGCCCGTGGGTTGTCCCCAAGCTGGCAGCTGGAGCTCCTGCCAGGGGTGCCAtggtccccatccctgtccccccagCTGGGGGTCATGAGGGCAGCAAGGGTGTGGGGCTGCACCCCAGTTCCCACAACCCCTGGGATGATGTtgctcaccctcctcctcctcctggacccTTGTCCTGAGGCCAGCACCACACGCCAGCTACATGGGGACCTTCAGTGGCCACCCccaagtcatagaatcacagaatcatagaatcataaaatcatagaaccacagaatgctttgggtgggaagggaccttaaagatcatcgaGAGCCAActcctctgcatgggcagggacacccccaccagaccaggttgcacaaggctttatccaacctggccttgaagtCCCACAGGGATTCTCCAAACCCCATGGTCAGCCATGGTGTCCACCTTCAAACCTCACAGGGAGCTACAGCATCCACCTCCAAGCCCTAAAGGCTTCAATGTCCACCTCAAAGTCCTACGAGGATCCACAGTGTCCACTTGCAAGCCACATATGGAGCCATAACATCTACCTCCAAACCCCAAGAGCTCCAATCTTCACCTCCAAATCCTCTGGGGAGCTTCAGCATCCATCTCCAAACCCCATGGGCAGCCACAGTGCTCCCTTCCAAACCACACAGGGAGCTGTAGCACCCATTTCCAAGCCC
This region includes:
- the CXXC5 gene encoding CXXC-type zinc finger protein 5 isoform X1; the protein is MSNSGSHQDTGNKAETEKTNQDDSQPPVSSERRNKSGIISEPLNKSLKKSRPLSHYSTFGSSSSVSEHSEKGNPLANGNEATVDKSHSTSKHKNISSMLSKLDRVSEISAEGQLALQQFAQSTEMLKRVVQEHLPLAGEHGTGISDMEAVSAAETMNGPSDFPYLGAFPINPGLFIMTPAGVFLAESALHMAGLAEYPMQNELASAINSGKKKRKRCGMCPPCRRRINCEQCSSCRNRKTGHQICKFRKCEELKKKPSAALEKVMLPTGAAFRWFQ
- the CXXC5 gene encoding CXXC-type zinc finger protein 5 isoform X2, with translation MSNSGSHQDTGNKAETEKTNQDDSQPPVSSERRNKSGIISEPLNKSLKKSRPLSHYSTFGSSSSVSEHSEKGNPLANGNEATVDKSHSTSKHKNISSMLSKLDRVSEISAEGQLALQQFAQSTEMLKRVVQEHLPLAGEHGTGISDMEAVSAAETMNGPSDFPYLGAFPINPGLFIMTPAGVFLAESALHMAGLAEYPMQNELASAINSGKKKRKRCGMCPPCRRRINCEQCSSCRNRKTGHQICKFRKCEELKKKPSAALEVMLPTGAAFRWFQ